A genome region from Apus apus isolate bApuApu2 chromosome 2, bApuApu2.pri.cur, whole genome shotgun sequence includes the following:
- the BLVRA gene encoding biliverdin reductase A, with the protein MFGTVVVGVGIAGLARIRDLMNPLPSSPSEHLKLFGFVSRRSFGSINEVKQISLEDALRSKEIHAAFISTENRSHEETIRMFLEAGKHVLVEYPMALSAKAAHELWEMAEQKEKILHVEHIELLTEEYKQLKKEVAGKDLVKGTLHFTGSVLDENKTGFPAFSGIARLTWLIDLFGDLTVTSATREKQKDKNYSRMTVHFQTANKKPLTWIEERGPGMRREKKINFCFTTGCLESFPQAPRSAVGLFMQDQNLFAKKLLGQVSKEELAAEKWRILRCLDLAEVIQQHCEEAEKICS; encoded by the exons ATGTTTGGGACTGTGGTGGTTGGAGTTGGAATTGCTGGCTTAGCACGAATCCGAGACTTGATGAATCCCttgccttccagcccttctgagCACCTGAAACTCTTTGGATTTGTATCCAG GAGAAGTTTTGGCAGTATCAATGAGGTGAAGCAGATTAGCCTGGAAGATGCTCTGAGAAGCAAAGAGATACATGCAGCCTtcatcagcacagaaaacagaagccaTGAAGAAACTATCAG aatgtttttagAAGCTGGGAAGCATGTCCTTGTTGAGTACCCCATGGCTTTGTCTGCTAAGGCAGCCCACGAGCTCTGGGAGATGGCTGAGCAGAAAG AAAAAATCCTCCATGTGGAGCACATTGAACTTCTGACTGAAGAGtacaagcagctgaagaaagagGTGGCTGGGAAAGACCTGGTGAAGGGAACATTGCATTTCACAG GTAGTGTCCTcgatgaaaacaaaacaggattCCCAGCTTTCAGTGGAATTGCCCGACTGACTTGGCTGATTGACCTCTTTGGAGACCTCACTGTTACCTCTGCcaccagagaaaagcagaaggataAGAATTATTCCAGGATGACTGTTCACTTTCAGACAGCAAACAAGAA ACCTCTGACTTGGATTGAAGAAAGGGGACCAGGGATGAGACgtgaaaagaaaatcaacttCTGTTTCACAACTGGTTGCCTGGAGAGCTTCCCTCAAGCCCCAAGGTCTGCGGTGGGCCTTTTCATGCAGGATCAGAACCTCTTTGCCAAAAAACTGCTGGGCCAGGTATCCAAGGAGGAGCTGGCCGCTGAGAAGTGGCGCATTCTGAGGTGTCTCGACCTTGCCGAGGTGATCCAACAGCACTgtgaagaggcagagaaaatcTGTTCCTGA